A stretch of DNA from Arthrobacter globiformis:
CCACCGGCGTCGTTTTCATCGCGTTCATGACCCTCGTGAACTACCGCGGGATCAGGCTGGGTGAGCACGTCCAGCGCACACTGACGTACGTGCAGTACATCTCGCTGGGCATTTTCGCCGTGGCGATCATCCTGCGCATCGCCGGCCTGACCGGCGGGGCGCCGGCGGGCCAGCCGTTCGACGTCGAATGGTTCAACCCGGCCGGAGCGTTCGCCGATCCCGGCGCGGTGGTCCACGGCATCGTGCTGGCCCTGTTCATCTACTGGGGCTGGGACACCTGCCTGGCGGTTAACGAGGAAACCGAAAACCCGGCCACCACCCCGGGCCGCGGGGCGGTCATCTCGGCATTTGTGCTGGTGGCCATCTATGTCTCTGTCGCGCTGCTGGTGATGATGTACGCCTCGGTGGGGACAGAGGGCATCGGGCTGGCCAACGCCGACAACCAGGACGACGTGTTCCTGGCGATGAAGGACGTGGTGCTGGGTCCCTGGGGCTGGGTGATCGTGGTGGCGGTGCTGGCATCCGTGCTTTCCTCCACCCAGACCACCATCCTGCCCACAGCCCGCGGCACCCTGTCCATGGGTGTCCACCGGGCCCTGCCGCCGAAGTTCGGCGAGGTCCACGAACGCAACCAGACCCCCGGCTTCTCCACCCAGGTCATGGGCGCCGCGGCCATCGTGTACTACGTGGCCATGAGCTTCCTCAGCGAGAACCTGCTGTCCGATTCCATCAGCTCCATCAGCCTGTTCATCGCCTTCTACTACTCCCTCACCGGCTTTGCCTGCGCCTGGTACTTCCGGGACACCCTGCGCGGGTCTGCCCGCAACCTGTGGTTCCGCGGGATTCTTCCGCTGCTCGGGGCGCTGCTGCTGACCGCGGCCTTCTTTATCTCTGCGGCGCAGATGTGGGACCCGGCCTACGGGAATACGCAGATCTTCGGCGTCGGCGGGGCCTTTGTCAGCGGCGTGGTGCTGCTCGCCCTGGGCGTGGTGCTGGCCGCGGTCTGCCGGTTCCTGCCGTCAACCCGCGAGTACTTCCTGGACGGGACGCGGGTTCCCTCGGGTCGGTAAACTGCGGATCGGTGGCCGCGGCCCGCCTTAGCCGGCAACCCGCGGCACGGAATGACCGGGCACGTAAAATGCTGCAATGAGCAATGACGCCCTTGATCCTGCGGAAGCTTCGGCCGAGTACGGTCTCCCGGACCCTTCGGATGTCCTGGCCTTGGATTCCCTGTTGGCCCCGGATGAGCTGGCCCTGCGGCAACGGATCCGGGACTTCACCGACCAGCAGATCCGTCCCGACATCGCGGACTGGTACGAGCAGGGCGTCTTCCCCATGCACCTGCCCGCGCAGCTGGGCGAGCTGGGCGTCCTGGGCATGCATCTGGAAGGCTACGGCTGCCCCGGCCGGTCCGCCGTCGAGTACGGCCTGGCCGCCATGGAGCTGGAGGCCGGCGATTCCGGAATCCGCACGTTCGTCTCGGTCCAGGGTTCATTGGCGATGAGCGCCATCCACAAATGGGGCTCGGAGGACCAGAAACAGGAGTGGCTCCCTCGGATGGCCGCCGGGGAGGTGATCGGCTGTTTCGCGCTGACCGAGCCGACGGCGGGCTCTGACCCGTCGTCAATGACCACCGCCGCGCGGCGGGACGGGACAGGCGAGAACGCCGGCTGGGTCCTGGACGGCGCCAAGCGCTGGATCGGTCTCGCCTCCGTGGCCGACGTCCTGGTGGTTTGGGCCAGGACCGACGACGGCGTCCGCGGCTTCCTCGTGCCCGCCGGCACCGCGGGCGTCACCGCCACGCCGATCGGGCGAAAGCTGTCCATGCGCGCGTCGATCCAGTGCGACGTGACGTTCGACGGCGTCCGGCTGGGTCCGGAGGCGCTGCTGCCGGGTGCCCGGGGACTGAGCGGCCCGTTCAGCTGCCTCAACGAGGCCCGGTACGGCATTGCCTGGGGTGCCATGGGCGCGGCACGCGACTCCTATGAGGCGGCGCTGCGGTATTCGATGGAGCGCCTGCAGTTCGGCAAGCCGCTGGCCGGGTACCAGCTGACGCAGGAGAAGCTCGTCAACATGCTGGTCGAGGTCCAGAAGGGCACCATGCTCGCCCTGCACCTGGGCCGGCTCAAGGACGCCGGGCGCCTCCGCCCCGAACAGATCTCGCTGGCCAAGCTGAACAACGTCCGCGAGGCCATCAAAGTGGCGCGGGAAGCCCGGACCATCCTGGGCGGCAACGGCATCACGCTTGACTATTCTCCCCTGCGGCACGCTGCCAACCTCGAGTCGGTGCGCACCTACGAAGGCACCGACGAGGTGCACACACTCATTCTGGGCCAGCACATCACAGGCCTCCCGGCGTTCCGCTGACCGCTGGTTGAGCCTGCCGAAACCAAGCGCACGCTGGTTGAGCCTGTCGAAACCAAGCACCGCTGGTTGAGCCTGGGCCCACGCCGGCAGGGTCCCCTGGCCGAGCTTGCGAGGTTAGGGTGCCGGTGGGGAGCGAAACCAAGCGCACGCCGGTGATCTCGACAAGCTCGATCAGCGGGCACCCCGAACAGGTTTAACTCTCGCCCCGGCCGCATGGCCGGGAGCATACTGGGCACATGGCTGACGCTGACGATTTCCCGGCCTTGGGAAGGACCGAGGAACATCGGGTGGACAGTAATGCTGGTGCCTGGTTCTTGAGTGGTGCTGAGCGCGGGAATGCAGCCACCGTCGTGCACGCTGGCGGCGCTGGATCACCGCCCTGGTCGGAGGGCAACCTCGTGCGGCCCCTGATTCATGGCGCGACCTACTTCGCGCGGCTGCATGAGGAGCTGTCGGCTCTGCAAGCGGGAGACCGTGTGTGGTTCACTGACTGGCGTGGCGATTCCGACGAGCGGCTGACGGCGGAGGGACCGACGATCGGTGAGTTGCTGGCGCGGTTAGCCAAAGCGGGAGTGGAAGTGCGCGGCCTGATTTGGAGATCCCACGGAGAGCGCGTGTCTGCCCCGATGAGTTGGCGGTCCAACGAGCTCCTCAGCCGTCAGGTCAACGATGCCGGCGGCGAGGTTCTGTTGGATCAGCGTGTACGCCTCTTCGGCTGCCATCACCAGAAATTGGTGGTCATCCGCCGGCGTGACGACCCTTCGCGGGACGTCGCCTTCGTGGGCGGAATCGACCTTTCGCACAGCCGCCGGGACGATGCCGATCACGGGGGCGACCCGCAGGCGGTGACCATGGATTCCCGGTACGGGAAACGACCACCGTGGCACGATGCCGCACTCGAGCTGCGTGGCCCGGTTGTGGCAGATGTGCTGGAATTGTTCGCTGAACGGTGGAATGACCCCCATCCCTTGGACCATCGCACACCTTACCGGATGCTGCTGCAGCGTCTGGCCGATATGCCCCGGCACCCGGAACCGCTCCCGGCCACTGCGCCGCCACCGCCACCTGCGGGACCTCATGCCGTGCAGCTGCTGCGCACCTACGGCATGAAGCACCCGCCGTTCCCCTTCGCGCCAAGCGGTGAGCGGAGCATCGCCCGGGCCTACACGAAAGCCTTCTCCCAGGCCCAATCGCTGATCTACATCGAGGACCAGTACCTGTGGTCGGAAGAGGTCGCAGCTGGAATCGCAGCGGCCCTCGAACGTAACCCCGAGTTGAATGTGATCGCCGTCGTGCCCCGCTACCCGGACTCTGACGGTGTTCTCGGAGGGCCGCCCAAGCGGGTCGGGCAGATGCGTGCCATCAGCAGGATGTGCCAAGTTGCGCCCGACAGGGTGGGGGTCTTTGATCTGGAGAACAGCGCCGGAACTCCGATCTATGTCCATGCCAAGATCTGCATCATCGATGACATCTGGTTCACCTGCGGATCGGACAACTTCAACCGTCGGTCCTGGACCACCGACAGCGAGCTCACCTGCGCCGTGTTCGACACTTCTGCCAGTCATGGGGAACCGCCCGCCGCAGACACGGGCGCCGTCGGTTCCCGGCCGCTGGCCTACAGGCTGCGGCTCCAACTCTGGGCCGAACACCTTGGCCTGGACCAGAATGACCCTCAGCTCCACTCCCCGGCTGCCGGGCTCAAACTCTGGAACGCCGCCGCCGACGCTCTGGACCAGTGGCATAAAACCGGCCGCCACTCGCTCCGTCCCAAGGGACATGTGCGGCACCACACTACAGAACCCGTACCGCCCCTTCAGCGTCTCTGGGCGGACGCAGCAAACCGACTTGTAGTGGACCCGGACGGGCGCCCCCGCCGGATGCGCGGCACCAGCCCGTTCTAGGCGAGCAAGTAGGCCGCCGCGAGGGCCTCGCCGGCACAGGGCGCCGAACCGCCTGGATCTCGACAAGCTCGACCAGCGGGGTGCGGCCCCCTTGCCCCCCACCCGGCACCGCTGGTTGAGCGGTGGGCCCACGCCGGCAGGGTCCCCTGGCCGAGCTTGCGAGGTCAGGGTGCCGATGGGGAAAATGGCCAGCATGGCACACCCGGCAGATACGAGTCGTGAGAGGAAACGGGCAGCCGTTGGCACGGCGGTGTTCGCCCTGGCCCCTGCGACGGTGGCGGGCCTGGTTCCCTGGCTGCTGACGCGCTGGGAAGTGCCGCGCCCGGTGCCGGGCGGCGTGGTGGCCCAAGTGACTGGCGCACTCCTCATGGGGGCGGGTGCCTCGGTAATTGCCAACTCCTTTGTGCGGTTTGCGGTTGAAGGCGTGGGAACGCCGACGCCCTTCGCTCCGCCAAAGCACCTGGTGGTCAGCGGGCTGTACCGCTACGTCCGGAATCCCATGTACGTTTCCATCGCCGCTAAACACGCCGCGGTGAACCGGCCCCGTGAATGGGTGCGCCGGCACGTCAGGCGGAGAACCCGCCGTCGGCCTTGATGAGCTGACCCGACACCCAGCGGCCGCCCGGGGACAGCAGGAAAGCCACCGTTCCCGCCACGTCCGCGGGGGTGCCCAGCCTGCCGCCGGGCTGGTGCCGGGACAGCCCTTCGCGGGTTTCGTCATCCATCCAGCCGGTGTCTACGGGACCGGGATTCAGCACATTGGCGCTGATGCCCTGCGGCCCGAGTTCCCGAGCTGCGGCGATCACGATCCGGTCCAGTGCCCCTTTGGACGCGCCGTACGGCAGGTTGAACGCTGTGTGGTCACTGGTCAGCGCAACGATCGCGCCGCCGTCGTCCGTTGCCTGCTGCGCGAAGGCACGGATCAGCTGCCAGCTGGCCCGGGTGTTCACGGCGAAATGCCGCTCGAAGCTTTCAAGGGTGGTGTCCAGGATGCCCGAGTCCACGGCTTCGGCGTGGCTGAGCACCATCCCGTGCAGCGTCCCTGCCTGCGAGGCTACCTCTGCCATGAGCCGGTCCACTGCGCCGGGGTCCTGAAAGTCGGCGGGCAGCGCCACCACCTTGGAGCCGATGGCCTTCAGTTCCGCGGTGAGCCGGCCGACGTCGTCCGGCTGGATTCCCCAGGGCATGCGGGCGTCGTAGTCCTGCCAGTAGGTCAGGACCAGGTCCCAGCCGTCCGCGGCCAGCTGGCGGGCGATCCCCGCGCCGATTCCGGCGAGGCGCCCGACGCCGGTGACCAGTGCGGTGCTCATAGTGCGGTGCTCATTCCGCCAGCTCCGCCACGTCGTCGCGCCGAAGGACCACGAGCCAGCACACCATGATGGCGAGCGCGCAGAACACCCCCGCGCTGGACGCCATGATCCACGGCACCGGTGTCTGAAGGTCAAGGTTGCCGGCGCCCAGGGCCGTGCCGATGGTCTTCGGCGAGAACAGGAAAACCACCGTGGACACGCCCAGGACGGCTCCCATCACCCAGCGCGACAGCCGGTGCCGCTGCGGCATTTCGCGCAGCGTCCACGCGAAGGCCGGAAGCACTGCCGCCATCCAGACCCAGTGGTGCGACCACGAGACGGGGCTGACCAGGAGCATGGTGAGTGCTGTGGCGGAAATGGCCACCACCCTGGCGCCCTGGCTGCTGGCGGTCCGGATGACGGCCGCGCCCAGACCCGCAACAAGCAGGCCCAGGAGCAGCCAGGGCACGGTCACGGCGTCCGCCGGAACCCCGAAGTGGAGCAGGGCGCCCTTGATGGAGAGGTTGTCCACGTAGCCGGCGCCGCCGATCCGGGACGTGTCGGGAAGAATTTCCAGCCAGAAGCTGAGGGACTCGGCCGGGCGGAGCACCCAGCCGAGCAGCACGGTGAAGGCAAAGCCGGCGCCCATGTTCAGCAGTCCGCGCCAGTCCTTGCGCACCAGGAAATACAGGCCGAAGACCAGGGGCGTGAGCTTGATGCCGGCTGCCATGCCCACCAGGAAGCCGCTGCCGGGGACGCCATTCCGCCAATGCGGGCTGCGGGACAGCAGGTCCGCCGTCATCAGTCCCAGCAGCAGGATGTTGATCTGGCCGAAGACCAGGGTTTCGCGCCACGGGCCCAGGTTCAGGACAGCCAGGAAAAGCACGACGGCGCCGAGCCGGTTCAGCGCGGACCGGAAGGTCGGGGCGGCAAAGGTGCTGCGCCAGCTGGGTTTGCTGTTCCAGTAGCGGACGCCGAGCGCCGCCACCCAGGCGGCCACTGCCACGCCGGCGGCGTTGAACAGCAGCAGCGCGGTGGCCTGCGGCAGGTTGGCGAGCAGGCTGAAAAGGAGTGCCGCGAACGGCGGGTAGGTGAAGGGCAGTTCCGGCCCGCCTGCCCAGTTCACCGTGGGCTGGTAGAGGCCCGACGGCGACAGGCCGGCGTCGTTGAGGATCTTGCCGCCGTACCAATAGACGCTAAAGTCCAGGCCTTTGTCGCCCCAGGCGTCCAGCCGGGATGCGACAAAGATCCCGGCGCCGAGCACGGCCAGCAGGAACACCAGCTCGACGGCGGCCACCGCGGGCCATGGCCGGCGGAGCCGGAGACCCGAAAGCAGCCGGAGACCCGAAGGCAGCCGTGGTGCCGCCGCCTGATCCGCTGTCTGATCGGGTCCTTCGGCACTCCCGGCAGGTCTGTCGTTCTTTGTTCGGGCAGTAAGCAGTGCCATGCAATGTCCCCCAGCTGTAGTCCGGCAGTGTGCGCCTCCGGGACGCGTAGCGCGTTCTGCCGCAAGAGCCGCGCCCGAGGGCGTCCCGCTCAGTCTACTGAAGCGACTGCCACTGCTGCGGGCTTTCGTCGTCCGGCGTCCTTGCGGATGGTGGCGCTGATGACCGCGGCGATGGTGCACATCGCGGCGGCGCCCAGCCACGCATACGTGTAGTGGCCGGTGGCGTCGCGGATGGCCCCGGCGGCCAGGGCGGCTGCGGCGGCGCCCAGCTGGTGCGCCGCGAACACCCAGCCGAACACCACGCTGCCGTCGGCGCCGAACACCTGGCGGCAGATCGCGGCGGTGGGCGGAACCGTGGCCACCCAGTCCAGTCCGTAGATCACGACGAACACGATCATGCTGGGCTGGACCGAGGAGCCCAGCAGCAGCGGCAGCACCAGGAGCCCGATCCCGCGGAACTGGTAGTACACGGCCAGCAGGATCCGAGGGTTGAACCGGTCGGTCAGCCAGCCGGAGGCGATGGTGCCCAGGATGTCGAAGATTCCGACGACGGCGAGCAGGCCGGCCGCGGTGGTTTCCGGCATGCCGTGGTCGTGGGCGGACGGGATGAAGTGGGTGCCGATGAGTCCGTTCGTCGTGGCGCCGCAGATGGCGAACCCGGCGGCGAGCGCCCAGAATGTGCGCACCCTGCTGGCGCGCTTGAGGACCTGCAGCGCCCGCACGGCGGCGTTGCGGCGCGGTTCTAAGGCCTCCCCGGAACCGGCGCTCCTGTTCGCGGCCCCGGCAGGGGCGGCCTCCGTCTTCGCGTCGGCGGCGGGTTCGTCTGCCCCGTAAGGCAACGCCCCGACGTCGGCCGGTGAGTTTTTCAGGAACTTCAGCACCAGCGGAACCACGGCCAAGGCTCCGGCGGCGATGAGCAGCGACGCCTGCCGCCATCCCGGGTCCTGGGCGAGCATCGCGATGAACGGCAGGAAGACCAGCTGGCCGGCGGCGCTGCCTGCGGTCAGGATGCCGATCACCAGGCCCCGGCTCTTGGTGAACCAGGTGTTGGCGATGGTCGCCGCGAACACCAGCGCCATGGAGCCCGTGCCCAGTCCGATCAGCAGGCCCCAGGTGAGAAGGATCTGCCAGGACTGGTTGACCAGCACGGTCAGGGCGCTGCCGGCGCCGATCAGTCCGAGGGCGACGGCAGTGACGGCCCGGATGCCGAACCGTTCCATGAGGGCCGCGGCGAACGGAGCCGTGAGGCCGAACAGCACCAGGTTGATGCTTACCGCGGACGACAGCACCGTGGTGGACCAACCGAACTCCTGCTGCAGCGGCACCATCAGCACGCCGGGCGCGGCACGGAACCCGGCGGCACCCACGAGCGCCAGGAACGCCACCGCCGCCACGGCCCACGCCGGATGAAGGCGCCGCAGTTTCTTCGGCCGCTCCTCGGGATTCTTGGGCCCCGCTTCTGGAGTTTTTGTACAGATATCGGCCTCTAAGGCCCCTTCAGGGCGCGATATCTGTACAAAAACTCCGGGGTCCTCGGGGGTGGTCATGCGGCTGTTCCTTCTTCTCCGCCGCCTCGAACGCGGGTGGCCGGTTTGTCGGTTGGCTTTTGGGCAGTTGCCAGCGGGAGCGGTGCGCTGCTGCGGGTCAGGCTGTGCCAGCTGGTGTTCTCCGCGGTGAGGCGTTCCCCGCATTCGGTGCAGGTGTCCGCCGAGCCCGTGCGCTGCCCGCACGTGGCGTGGATGACGTACATGTGGGCCTGCTCCGACGGCGCCTGCAGATGCTTTTCGGACCAGATCACGACGGCGTTGAGCACCGGCAGGGCGTCCTCGCCCTTGGCGGTGAGGACGTATTCCTGCCGGGTACGTCCGCCGTCGTCGTAGGGCTGCTTGGCCAGCAGGCCGGACTCCACCAGGGAGGCAAGCCGTCGGGTGAGGACGGAGTCAGCCACCTGGAGTCGTGTTTTCATCGCGTCGAAGCGGCCGTTGCCGAAGAAGACCTCGCGGAGGACCAGCATGCCCCAGGGATCGCCGAAAATGTCCAGGCCGCGGGCCATGCTGCAGTTGCGCTGGGACCAGTCGGAGCGGAGAGCCATGCTGCGACCATAGCTGACTTTCTTGAAGAAAGCTAGCCCAGCGGTGCTCCCCGATCCCCGTCCGCGAGGGCCGGTACGCGGCGGCCCAATAGACCAGGAGCGCCACACCGCACACCACGCCCAGGCTGGAGACCATCAGCGGCCACTGCGTCTGTGGGTTCACGCCCCACACCTCGGCCCCGGCGGCCATGGCGAGGTCCTTGGGTGCGAGGTAGAAGGCCACGGCCGAGGCCGACACCACCATCCAGCCGCCCAGCCGCATCATGCCGGTCCGGGAGGGAACGCGGTGCATGGCGAAGGCCATGGACGGCAGTGCCACCGCGATCCACACCCAGTGATGGGACCACGAGACGGGGCTGACCAGGAGCATGAGCACTGCGGTCGCGGACACGGCCACGAAGTTTTCCTCCACGGCCACCGCCCACCTGATCACAAGCGCAGTGAGTCCGGCCAGGGCCAACGCGAGCACGAGCCAGAGCAGGCTGGTGGATCCCGAGTCCGGCAGTCCGACGTGGAGCAGCAGCCCCTTCAGCGACAGGTTGTCCACGTACCCCGGATCGCCGATGCGTCCGGTGTTGGGCAGGATTTTGGTCCAGAACGTCACGGACGCCTGCGGCAGGGCGGCCCATGCCACGGCGACGGAGCCGAGGAACCCGGCCGCCATCCAGCCCAGGGCCTTGAAGTCGCGGCGCACCAGGAAGTACAGACCGAATGCGAGCGGTGTCAGCTTGATCCCGGCAGCGACGCCGATCAGCAGGCCGGCCGGCCAGCGGATCTCACCTGCCCGGGCTTTTCCGTGCAGGGCGAAGTCGGCCAGTATCAGGCCCATCAGGATGATGTTGATCTGCCCGAAGACGAAGGTGTCACGCCACGGTCCCAGCAGCACGATGGCCCCGGTCCCGGCCAGCGCGACTGTCCGGAACCGCCAGTCCGCGAAGGCGTCCCGCCAGCGGGTCATTGCGAAGTAGTGCCGGGCGAGCCACGCCGAAACCACCGCGGCCCCGCCGAGCGCGGCCCAGATGAAGAGCTGCCCGCTTTGGCCCAGGCTCATGGTGGCCAGGCCGGCGAACAGCAGCGCGGCAAACGGCGGATAGGTGAACGGCAGGCCGTCCCGGGGCGCGTACAGTTCGCTGATGCCGGCCTCGCCGGTCTGCAGCACCCTGGTGCCGCCGTAGTAGTAGACCTCGAAGTCGTTCATGACCGGGGCGTACCCGGCATACAGCCACGCCAGGGCGAGGACGACGGCGGCAGCACCGCCCGCCGTCGCGAGCCAGCCAAGGACTTGCCGGCGCGCTTTGCCCGGACTGCCGGTCTCCTGCCGGGTGCCGGCCCCTTCCTGCGTCTGCGGGGAGGCCGTCACTGGATGTGCGTGAAGGCTTGCTCGAGGTCGGCGATGAGGTCCTCGACGTCCTCGATGCCGCAGGAGAGCCGGATCAGGTTCACGGGGACGGCCAGTTCGGTGCCCTTGACCGAGGCGTGGGTCATCTCCGAGGGGTAGTTCATCAGCGATTCGATGCCGCCCAGCGATTCAGCCAGGGTGAAGACCGACGTCGATTCGGCCACCTTGCGTGCAGCGGCCTCGCCGCCCTTGAACTGCACCGAGATCATGCCGCCGAACTTCTTCATCTGCTTCCTGGCCAGCTCGTGGCCGGGGTGCGAGGGCAGGCCCGGGTACAGGACCGCTTCCACCTCCGGCCGCTCGAGGAGCCATTCGGCCACGGCCTGGGCGTTGTCGCTGTGCCGGTCCATGCGCACGCCCAGGGTTTTGAGCCCGCGCGTGGTGAGGAACGCGTCCATCGGGCCGGAGACGGCACCCACGGCGAACTGCACGAAGCCGATCTTCTCGGCCAGGCCGGCGTCCTTGACCACGATCGCACCGCCCACCACGTCGGAATGGCCGCCGATGTACTTGGTGGTGGAGTGGACCACGACATCGGCACCCAGGTCGAGCGGGGTCTGCAGGTAGGGCGACGCGAAGGTGTTGTCGACGATCAGGAGGGCCCCGGCGTCGTGCGCCACCTTGGCGAGTGCCTCGATGTCGGTGATCTTCATCATCGGGTTGGACGGTGTTTCCACCCAGACGAAGCGGGTCTTGTTGGCAGCAACCGCAGTCTGAACGGCATCGAGATCGGACATGTCGACGGGGGTGTTGCCGATACCCCACTCGCCCAGCACGCGGCTGATCAGCCGGTAGGTTCCGCCGTAGGCGTCGTTGCCGAGCACGATGTGGTCGCCGGGCCGCATCAGGGCGCGGATGAGCGAGTCCTCGGCCGCGAGTCCCGAGCTGAAGGAGTAGGCGTGGGTGCCGCCCTCGAGCGCTGCGAGCTGTTCCTGCAGGGCATCACGGGTGGGGTTCCCGCCGCGGCCGTATTCGTAGCCGTCGCGCAGCCCGCCGATGCCGTCCTGGGCGTAGGTGGAGCTGAAGTGCAGTGGCGGAACCACGGCGCCGGTGCGCGGCTCGAAGGCTTGGCCGGCGTGCACGGCGCGGGTGTTGAATCCTTGGTTCTCAGAGACAGGCATGGGGATTTCCTTTCGGCTTGAAACCGCTGATTGAGCGTGAAACTGCTGATCGAGCTTGAAAACCGCTGATCGAGCCTGTCGAGATCCAGGTTTCGACAGGCTCAACCACCGGGTCAGTTGCTGAGGTAGGCGAGGAGGTCGTGGCGGGTCAGGATGCCGATGGGGGCGCCGACGAAGGTCACCATCACGGTGTCGACGTCGGAGAGCAGCTCGCGGGCGGCGGAGATGGTTTCGAGCGAGCCGATCACCGGCAGCTTCTCCCCCATGTGCTCGGCGATCTTGTCCGTCAGTTTGGCCTCGCCACGGAAGAGCCTGGCGGTCAGGGTCCGTTCGTCCACCGCGCCGAGCACTTCGCCCATCACCACGGGCGGCTCCTGGGAGAGCACGGGGATGTGGCTGACGCCGAACTCGTTCATGATGTTGATGACGTCGCGGACGGTTTCATTGGGGTGGATGTGCACCAGGTCAGGCAGCTCGCCCGTCTTGAACTTGAGGACCTCGCCCACGGATGCTTCCTCACCGCCGGAGAGGAAGCCGTAGGAACGCATCCACTGGTCGTTGAAGATCTTGCCGAGGTAGCCGCGGCCCGAGTCAGGCAGGATCACCACAACCACC
This window harbors:
- a CDS encoding glycosyltransferase 87 family protein — its product is MALLTARTKNDRPAGSAEGPDQTADQAAAPRLPSGLRLLSGLRLRRPWPAVAAVELVFLLAVLGAGIFVASRLDAWGDKGLDFSVYWYGGKILNDAGLSPSGLYQPTVNWAGGPELPFTYPPFAALLFSLLANLPQATALLLFNAAGVAVAAWVAALGVRYWNSKPSWRSTFAAPTFRSALNRLGAVVLFLAVLNLGPWRETLVFGQINILLLGLMTADLLSRSPHWRNGVPGSGFLVGMAAGIKLTPLVFGLYFLVRKDWRGLLNMGAGFAFTVLLGWVLRPAESLSFWLEILPDTSRIGGAGYVDNLSIKGALLHFGVPADAVTVPWLLLGLLVAGLGAAVIRTASSQGARVVAISATALTMLLVSPVSWSHHWVWMAAVLPAFAWTLREMPQRHRLSRWVMGAVLGVSTVVFLFSPKTIGTALGAGNLDLQTPVPWIMASSAGVFCALAIMVCWLVVLRRDDVAELAE
- a CDS encoding APC family permease, yielding MRTRTTTTTAGGAGGQPGDAVPGKGLRAGILDLGDSVMLGLASTAPVYSLAATLGLIVAVNGNYTPLILLLGFIPVLFIAYAFRELNSAMPDCGTTFIWARRAFGPWAGWLGGWGVALAGVVVLANLAQVAGQYLWLLIGDGSLAGNKAVVTATGVVFIAFMTLVNYRGIRLGEHVQRTLTYVQYISLGIFAVAIILRIAGLTGGAPAGQPFDVEWFNPAGAFADPGAVVHGIVLALFIYWGWDTCLAVNEETENPATTPGRGAVISAFVLVAIYVSVALLVMMYASVGTEGIGLANADNQDDVFLAMKDVVLGPWGWVIVVAVLASVLSSTQTTILPTARGTLSMGVHRALPPKFGEVHERNQTPGFSTQVMGAAAIVYYVAMSFLSENLLSDSISSISLFIAFYYSLTGFACAWYFRDTLRGSARNLWFRGILPLLGALLLTAAFFISAAQMWDPAYGNTQIFGVGGAFVSGVVLLALGVVLAAVCRFLPSTREYFLDGTRVPSGR
- a CDS encoding winged helix-turn-helix transcriptional regulator, yielding MARGLDIFGDPWGMLVLREVFFGNGRFDAMKTRLQVADSVLTRRLASLVESGLLAKQPYDDGGRTRQEYVLTAKGEDALPVLNAVVIWSEKHLQAPSEQAHMYVIHATCGQRTGSADTCTECGERLTAENTSWHSLTRSSAPLPLATAQKPTDKPATRVRGGGEEGTAA
- a CDS encoding SDR family oxidoreductase, yielding MSTALVTGVGRLAGIGAGIARQLAADGWDLVLTYWQDYDARMPWGIQPDDVGRLTAELKAIGSKVVALPADFQDPGAVDRLMAEVASQAGTLHGMVLSHAEAVDSGILDTTLESFERHFAVNTRASWQLIRAFAQQATDDGGAIVALTSDHTAFNLPYGASKGALDRIVIAAARELGPQGISANVLNPGPVDTGWMDDETREGLSRHQPGGRLGTPADVAGTVAFLLSPGGRWVSGQLIKADGGFSA
- a CDS encoding phospholipase D-like domain-containing protein, whose product is MLLQRLADMPRHPEPLPATAPPPPPAGPHAVQLLRTYGMKHPPFPFAPSGERSIARAYTKAFSQAQSLIYIEDQYLWSEEVAAGIAAALERNPELNVIAVVPRYPDSDGVLGGPPKRVGQMRAISRMCQVAPDRVGVFDLENSAGTPIYVHAKICIIDDIWFTCGSDNFNRRSWTTDSELTCAVFDTSASHGEPPAADTGAVGSRPLAYRLRLQLWAEHLGLDQNDPQLHSPAAGLKLWNAAADALDQWHKTGRHSLRPKGHVRHHTTEPVPPLQRLWADAANRLVVDPDGRPRRMRGTSPF
- a CDS encoding MFS transporter → MTTPEDPGVFVQISRPEGALEADICTKTPEAGPKNPEERPKKLRRLHPAWAVAAVAFLALVGAAGFRAAPGVLMVPLQQEFGWSTTVLSSAVSINLVLFGLTAPFAAALMERFGIRAVTAVALGLIGAGSALTVLVNQSWQILLTWGLLIGLGTGSMALVFAATIANTWFTKSRGLVIGILTAGSAAGQLVFLPFIAMLAQDPGWRQASLLIAAGALAVVPLVLKFLKNSPADVGALPYGADEPAADAKTEAAPAGAANRSAGSGEALEPRRNAAVRALQVLKRASRVRTFWALAAGFAICGATTNGLIGTHFIPSAHDHGMPETTAAGLLAVVGIFDILGTIASGWLTDRFNPRILLAVYYQFRGIGLLVLPLLLGSSVQPSMIVFVVIYGLDWVATVPPTAAICRQVFGADGSVVFGWVFAAHQLGAAAAALAAGAIRDATGHYTYAWLGAAAMCTIAAVISATIRKDAGRRKPAAVAVASVD
- a CDS encoding methyltransferase family protein is translated as MAHPADTSRERKRAAVGTAVFALAPATVAGLVPWLLTRWEVPRPVPGGVVAQVTGALLMGAGASVIANSFVRFAVEGVGTPTPFAPPKHLVVSGLYRYVRNPMYVSIAAKHAAVNRPREWVRRHVRRRTRRRP
- a CDS encoding acyl-CoA dehydrogenase family protein; this encodes MSNDALDPAEASAEYGLPDPSDVLALDSLLAPDELALRQRIRDFTDQQIRPDIADWYEQGVFPMHLPAQLGELGVLGMHLEGYGCPGRSAVEYGLAAMELEAGDSGIRTFVSVQGSLAMSAIHKWGSEDQKQEWLPRMAAGEVIGCFALTEPTAGSDPSSMTTAARRDGTGENAGWVLDGAKRWIGLASVADVLVVWARTDDGVRGFLVPAGTAGVTATPIGRKLSMRASIQCDVTFDGVRLGPEALLPGARGLSGPFSCLNEARYGIAWGAMGAARDSYEAALRYSMERLQFGKPLAGYQLTQEKLVNMLVEVQKGTMLALHLGRLKDAGRLRPEQISLAKLNNVREAIKVAREARTILGGNGITLDYSPLRHAANLESVRTYEGTDEVHTLILGQHITGLPAFR
- a CDS encoding glycosyltransferase family 87 protein; protein product: MTASPQTQEGAGTRQETGSPGKARRQVLGWLATAGGAAAVVLALAWLYAGYAPVMNDFEVYYYGGTRVLQTGEAGISELYAPRDGLPFTYPPFAALLFAGLATMSLGQSGQLFIWAALGGAAVVSAWLARHYFAMTRWRDAFADWRFRTVALAGTGAIVLLGPWRDTFVFGQINIILMGLILADFALHGKARAGEIRWPAGLLIGVAAGIKLTPLAFGLYFLVRRDFKALGWMAAGFLGSVAVAWAALPQASVTFWTKILPNTGRIGDPGYVDNLSLKGLLLHVGLPDSGSTSLLWLVLALALAGLTALVIRWAVAVEENFVAVSATAVLMLLVSPVSWSHHWVWIAVALPSMAFAMHRVPSRTGMMRLGGWMVVSASAVAFYLAPKDLAMAAGAEVWGVNPQTQWPLMVSSLGVVCGVALLVYWAAAYRPSRTGIGEHRWASFLQESQLWSQHGSPLRLVPAQLQHGPRPGHFRRSLGHAGPPRGLLRQRPLRRDENTTPGG